From Mycobacterium cookii:
CATCGTCAGCACCGGGCCGGCACGGGTCAGCGCAACGTTCAACGAAGACCTGCAGACCACGTTCGCGGCGATAACGGTCGTCGGCCCGGACGGCAACATCTGGTCTGCGGGCGAGCCGCAAGTACGCGGCACGGTCGTCAGCATCGGCGTGCGACCCCTTGGGCCGACCGGCAATTACACCGTCAATTACCGGGTGACCTCGGCGGACGGGCATGTCGTCGCCGGGGCGTGGTCGTTTCAGCTGACCGCCCCGGGCACCGGTACGCCCGGTCCCGCGGCGCGGACGT
This genomic window contains:
- a CDS encoding copper resistance CopC family protein, coding for MLAAVGFAVTLTAGAASAHAARVSADPADHAIVSTGPARVSATFNEDLQTTFAAITVVGPDGNIWSAGEPQVRGTVVSIGVRPLGPTGNYTVNYRVTSADGHVVAGAWSFQLTAPGTGTPGPAARTSDAPPDDVPIWPFVLGTLAIVGAGAWWSTRNRH